In Chitinophagaceae bacterium, the genomic window TCAAAATGTCAAATTCAAAGTTGCCAATTATTACTCTTTGTTTTTCTTTTGGTATAAAGCCGTTGTGTTCAATAATATAACCTGAAAGTGTTTCGGCTTTTTCTTCTCCGGTAAGCCCCAGCTCATATTTTTCATCTATAAAATCCAGTTCAATGCGCCCACTGAAAATATATTCATTCTCGGAAATTTGCTTGTCTACAAATTCTTCCACATCATCATACTCATCTTTTATTTCCCCAAAAATCTCTTCCAGTAGGTCTTCCATGGTTACAATGCCGGCTGTGCCGCCAAATTCATCTACCACCCAGGCAATGCTCCGGTGGTCTTTACTGAATTTGCTCATGAGGTCGGTTGCACTCATGGTTTCAGGCACCATGGAAATGGGCATTAATATTTTTTGAACAGATTCAGGCTGTTTGAACAAGTCGAGGTGGTGAATGTACCCCACTATATTGTCAATATCATTCTCGAAAATTATTAAACGGCTAAGTCTTTTTGCAATAAAAATTTGCCTGATTTCTTCAAAAGGTGCATGTAAATCTGCGGCTATAATTTCCCTGCGTGGCACCAGACATTTACGTAGTTTGGTATCGCTTAAAGAAAGAGCATTATCCAAAAGTTCTTTATTGAATTCAGATTCTTCTTCTTTTTCTTCTGCGGTGGCCATTTTCATGGTGCCCATAAATTGTTCAAGGTCTGTTTTGCTTAAAGGCTCCTGGTTTTTTCTTAAGCGCACATTCAGTATGGTTTTTAATATCCATTCAGACAGGCGAACAAATAAAGTTGCTACAGAGGAAAAAATATTAAAAATGAAACTGGTGATATAGCTAATGATGCCATTGCTGATTACGCTGTTGTTCCTGGTGCGGAAATACGCTTTAAACACAAATTCTACAATAAGAAAAATTGAGGTAGATAAAATGGTTTCCACTAAAAGCTTAATCCATTTTACGTAGGCGGTTGCGCTTTGTGGAATGTGGCGTTCGATCCATTGCCATACCGGGAAGAGCATATCACCCACAAGTAATCCATAAACTACCAAAAGTACATTTATGGCAACCAATATGGTAGTAATAAAATGTGCCGGCCTTTCGGCATACCTGCTCCATAGTTTGCCACTGTAAGTGCCTTGTTTTTTATTGAGTTCAATAGATAATTTATTGGCAGAAATAAAAGCAATTTCTATACCCGATAAAAAGCCCATAAACAGCAATGAGATAATAATTGCCAAAAGTGCGATTGGATCCATACAATAAAAATAGCTAAAAATCCTCCATTTCTTTAGTTCACCACTTTGTTA contains:
- a CDS encoding HlyC/CorC family transporter, coding for MDPIALLAIIISLLFMGFLSGIEIAFISANKLSIELNKKQGTYSGKLWSRYAERPAHFITTILVAINVLLVVYGLLVGDMLFPVWQWIERHIPQSATAYVKWIKLLVETILSTSIFLIVEFVFKAYFRTRNNSVISNGIISYITSFIFNIFSSVATLFVRLSEWILKTILNVRLRKNQEPLSKTDLEQFMGTMKMATAEEKEEESEFNKELLDNALSLSDTKLRKCLVPRREIIAADLHAPFEEIRQIFIAKRLSRLIIFENDIDNIVGYIHHLDLFKQPESVQKILMPISMVPETMSATDLMSKFSKDHRSIAWVVDEFGGTAGIVTMEDLLEEIFGEIKDEYDDVEEFVDKQISENEYIFSGRIELDFIDEKYELGLTGEEKAETLSGYIIEHNGFIPKEKQRVIIGNFEFDILSVSNTRIETVKLKRLR